In Rosa rugosa chromosome 4, drRosRugo1.1, whole genome shotgun sequence, the genomic stretch TTGTTTAAAGTATATTAATTAATCCTCAAAGCAGTTTCTTGGTCCTGCATTGATGCAGAATCCCTTGCTCTTTTGTTATATATGGTTGATCCCACCGTTTTAGTGCCTTTTGTTTTACAATTGTTCTTTTGGTGAATGTTTTAATTGTACTTAGGGATGGTAGGTTCTGCAATTGTTTGCTGGAATGTGCTAGTCTGTTTACATAGCTATTCCATTTATTTTCCAACAAGCGTaagtcaatttctttttttctctgaaaagaaaaacaaatgacAACACAAGCCCCCAGCATAAGAAacttttagttttgatttttatctttttttatttatttatttcgaTGTTACATTTTAATAGGTGGTGTATGTATCTTGCTGATCTATGAAACACTGACAGTACTTGTCCTTCTATTACAAGTAAGCAGATTTTCCTTAAAGTTCAAAACTAAACAATCAAAACTCGCATGCTGCACGTGATATTTCAGAATCCTTCTTTTATATGTGAATAGAGATTATAGTTTTAGATCTCTCTTTCTGATAAAAAGAGTATTATGACTATTATCTGATACAGGACGCCACTTTGATTGTAGCTGTAGGTGCATATTAGCTGAGAAAGTCAAGCTTCCCATTTTAAATCATCAAGGTAATTTTCTGATGCATAATTTAGGCCCAGATCTTCCTTAAAGGTAAAGCATCGTCTGCAACAATCTAATGTGGATGAGAGCCATCAGATAAGATATCACTCTCTTAGTTAATGTGTCATTAGGGTGAGTTATCTCACTTATCTGATATGTACCTGAAGAATGCTTATTATTTGAAGCTGCAAATACTATATTCGCACAGGGACGGCATTATTCAGGTGCTATCAGGACAGGTGCTATCAGGAGATTGGGTGGTTGACGGCCTGACATGATGGGTGATGATGCAGGAAAGGTGTTTGGAAGACAAGCACCCAGGAGATGATATTCCTCTGGTACCTTGTAAAGAAAGGTATCCTAGCTAgttcatttcttttttcattctCATTCACTCTTAGATTAAAAGAGAGGAACCAAAGCAAATATTACTAGAAAAGTTACTATGTTCAATCAATCGCATCACCGAAAAAGGATGTTCAATCAACTGAGAACATAAGTTTATAAGGTACAATTTGATGCGTACAAAAAAGAGGTCTTTTATCACTTCAAGAAAGCTAACTGAAATCTCACTTCAGCCAGCTTCTACATCTTGATGGACTTGAGATTTCACATCATTTGGGCAGAAGAGAGCAGGCATACTCCACACCTTTTCACGCTACAGTAGCCCACAGCAGACTGCACTCCACCAGCATGCCTCTTATTTTGTACAAAGAAGTCAAAGGAGGCTTCAGTGGCATTGTTAAAATCTGTCGTCCACACTTCTTCAAGTCTATCATACCACACAAACAAGTGATCTGATTCCTGATCACCCCAACCTGTCCGAACCCTCTCATAAGTACGAGCGCAACGGTTAAATTGATGGTTTTCACCATTTACGGTTTTGAAAGTGAACTTAAATCCATAATCTAACCAACATGGCTTGTGGATTGTAACAACAGCACACAGAGCTATACCCAAAAAATTTGCATCATGACACCAATTTAGAGGAAGCTTGATTTTTATTGAGGATCCTTCCATTTGATAGCTCAACCATTTTGGAAGTTCATTCCCTGGACATACAACAGCAACTGAAGGAGAGTTTTGCTCCTGAAATTCTGATCCTTCAGATTGAAATTTCTGTACATAGATAGACATCATTAATTCATGATCATTTAACTGGTCAAATATTAGAAGCAGAGGAACTAAGCAGTGGAAttataaatccaaatccaaaaacaTAAGCTGCTACTAGGTGCAAACCTTGAGGAGACTTAGACGATGATTGGCAGTTGCCGTTCGCATAATTCTAAGGTATGCATCATCCACTATGTTGCTCCTGGCATTCTCATCCAAATTTAAGCAATCATAAAATAAATGTTGCTCATGACGATCAAGTAAACCACTTTCACATATTTCATCCAAACCCTGTGTGAGTGCAGTCATCGAGCGTGACACTGTCTCCAGCTTCATGCAGCCACTTGCATCAAACACTTTGAGAAGATATGGGAGCTCTGGTAAATATTGCAGACACTTGCAGTTGCTTACATATAGGAACCTCAGGCCAGACGCTTGTTTGATGGCGGGAGATATGCTCTTAATCATGCTTTCACTCAAATCTAATCTCCAGATTGAGGTTAAGCTATAAATGCAATCAGGAACTTCTTCTAATGCTAGACAACCATGGAGGTCTAGACCACGTATCGAAGACCACAGAATGACTGACGAGGGAGGCATTTTTTTCAGTCTGCAACATCCATCAAGTGCAAAAATTGTAAGGTTTAAATTGTAGATGCTACTTGGGAGAGACTCCAGGCTTTTGCACTCATATAACCTTAATGTTTTAAGCCCAACTAGATTTTCAATAGAATAGGGTAGCTCTTTGATTTCTGTTAGACTTAAACTAAGATCCTCCAGGCGTTCCATAGGCTCCAAGATTTCTGGGAAGTTTCTGAAGCTAGAGCATCCTTCAAGAGAAAGTCTCTCAAGAGATTTCAACTTACATATGCTGGTTGGGAGACTCACAAGCcttttgcaaaatttcaactGAACGGAAGCGATAGAAGAGAGACAGTCAATTGATAATGGCAGTCCTTCTATACTTGTCCCACACAAATAAAGAGATGTGAGGGAGTTCAACTTCCAAGTGCTGTTTGGAAGATTCTTAATACCCTCACAACATTCAAGGTTCAATTCAACAAGCTTTTCTAGAGAGCAAATTGATCTAGGCAACTCTTCTACTGCAGTATTGTCTAAATTTAAGAACCTCATATTGTGTGGCATATCTGAAAGGATTCTAAGATTCAAGCAATGACTGAGATTCAGAGAAGCAAGCTTGTGAAGAACTTCAAAATATGAAGGAACTTCAACCAATCGTACACAGCCTGGAAGATCTATACTCTCAATATTTATACTCTTCGAGAGATCTGGAACTTCAACCAGCTGCTTGGAGTCTCTAAGATCAATTCGTTTTAAGTTCCTAGGGTTCTGTAACAGATTAAAGAGAAATGGTAAGAATAATCTAGCTTGAGTATGTACCTTTCCATATTGTGCAACTAGTATGTAAGAAAGAAGTCAAGAATAAACTTAAGGCATACCTGTCCTTCATTCCAAAGTCTCTGGAGTTGGCTGTTGGGCATAGAAATCTCAACAAGATTTTCTGAAGAAAATTTTGGTGGCAAAGATTTTAAAGGGTATGCAGGCCAGCAGAGATATCTAAGAGTGCTAGGAAGAGACTTCAAATTAAGGCGCACATTGCATTGCTTAACATGGTAGCGCCTATAAAACCTTAGGAATCTTAGATTATACATCTTTTTGAAGTCTGGACTCCTCAAGTTGAGCTCTTTAATCTTAGATAGGTTTACTGATATGCTTTGAACCTTTTCAGTTCCCTGACAAGTAAGAGCAAAGTATACATGAGAATATAATATGCAGAAAGTTCCACAAAACTACATAAATTTACTGatgtttttctttgaaaattGATGATATATGACCTCgctttgaaatatatatatatacagatcctatccagagcggaggtctgctttgaaattaaagtgtgaatttcgagtttttggtcgctttttggtcgcatatccacatctctaccgttcagtttttaggtactagtgtatagatcatctctgcaaattttcagccaaattgatgatcgttaaggcattgattactgccttaaagctagtacggttcaagttgacagattcagtccgtcgattggtttaagcgagttagataccttaacgatcatcaatttggctgaaaatttgcagagatgatctatacactagtacctaaaaactgaatagtcgagatgtggatatgcgaccgaaaagtgaccaaaaactcgaagttcacactttaatttcaaagcggaactccgctctggataaaatctgtatatatatatatatatatatatatatatatatatatatataggatttttctcaggtaagaatgtccttagtttttcttatggaacggatttactgttttcacccactttccgatcacattttcacatcttaaccgttcagtttttagatcctaatgtatggatcacctctgcaaaatttcagccaatttggtgatcgataaggcgtccaaaactgcaatttacaccaacgaaccgaatctgtcgaaccggaaccgttcgtttacattgttgtaatttgcagttttgaatgccttaatgatcaccaatttggctgaaattttgcagaggtgatctatacatttggacctaaaaactgaacggttaagatgtgaaaatttgatcagaaagtgggtgaaaaccggaaatccgtacctaagaaaaactaaggacgtccttagtgtagcgggactgtatatatatatatatatatatatccaaagtGAGGTCTCGCTttaaaattaaagtgcgaggttagagtttagggtcatttttcggtctcatatccacatcttgaccgttcagtttttaggtactaatgtatagatcatctctgcaaattttcatccaaattgatgatctttaaggtatctaactagcttaaaccaatggacgaactgaatctgtccaacctgaaccgtactagctttaatgcagttatcaatgctttaacaaccatcaatttggctaaaattttgcagagatgatctatacattagtacctaaaaactgaacggtcgaaatgtagatatgcgaccgaaaagtgaccataaactctaaaagcacaatttaatttcaatatatatatatatatatatatatataagcgatgcctcgctttgaaattttagagcgaggttagggtttagggtcacttttcggttgcatatccacatctcgaccgttcagtttttatgtactaatatatagatcatctctgccaaatttcagccaaattgatagtcgttaaggcattgataactgccttaaagctagtacggtttaggttggacatattcagttcgtccattggtttaagcgagttagataccttaaagaccatcaatttggctgaaattttgcagagacgatctatacattaatacctaaaaactgaacggtcgagatgtggatatgcgaccgaaaagtgaccctaaaccctaacctcgctctgaaatttcaaagcgaggcatcgctctgaataggatctgtatatatatatatatatatatatatatatatatatatatatatatatatacacacacagagGCGTTCCAAAAAGGACGTTCGCACTTTCACTAacgtgcggacgtcgacgctgcagctcggctcggggcgcgacgaagaggcggggcttgccggatggaccggtctgcagtcgggtggagtcgccggcgatgaGGTTGCAGTGCTGCCCAGAAAGTTGCAGTTACAGGTCGAGTCGCTACCTAGAACCTGCAACCTCGATCTCCTCCGACCTcaatcgctgcccagaaccatCTGGGATacctccggcctccgtccgccaagccctGAGCCGCCGTTGCCGCCTGGAACGCAGctgctgcgtcgccgtccgcactttagcaaagtgcggacgtccgcttcagaaccggtctctctctcgctctctctctctctctgtatatatatatatatatacagatcctatccagagcggagctccgctttgaaaattaacgtgtgaagttcgagttttgggtcacttttcggtcgcacatccacatctcgaccgttcaatttttaggtactagtgtatagattgtCTTTGCAAATTTtaagccaaaatgatgatcgttaaggccttgataactgccttaaagctagtacggttcaggttgacagattcagtccgtccattggtttaagcgagttagatatcttaacgatcatcaatttggctgaaaatttgcagagatgatctatacactagtacctaaaatctgaacggtcgagatgtgaatatgcgaccgaaaagtgacccaaaactcgaacttcacacgttaatttcaaagcggagctccgctctggataggatctgtatatatatatataggatttttctcaggtaaggatgtccttagtttttcttatggaacggatttactgttttcacccactttccgatcacattttcacatcttaaccgttcagtttttaggtcctaatgtatgaatcacctctgcaaaatttcagccaatttggtgatcgttaaggcgtccaaaactgcaatttacacgaacgaaccgaatctgtcgaaccggaaccgttcgtttacattgttgtaatttgcagttttggatgccttaatgatcaccaatttggctgaaattttgcagaggtgatctatacattaggacctaaaaactgaacggttaagatgtgaaaatgtgatcggaaagtgggtgaaaaccggaaattcgtacctaagaaaaactaaggacatccttagtgtagccggacatATATATAGTTTCAAATAGAAAGCCAATGCATTAGGTTCTTACCGTATTTCTTCCCAACACATGACAGACATCCTCAAGGTTCCACAACCTACTCCGCTTTCCAGGTTCTTCAGGACATTGTTCGTGAACAATTGCCCAGCCCATTTCTTGTATCACATCATGCATCCATAGGAAATTACGGTTGCCATACtcatttttgattgatatgagagacaTATCAATGAGAATTTTGATACCACTATCCGCAAATAAACCACAAGCATCTAGTTGCCTCTTTGCATCATCAATTGCCTCCTCTTTATGGAAACATGCAATATTAAGAAATATCTCCCTCTCATTTTCATCTAATGCATCATAACTTACTCTATACACATTCAGAAGCTTTTTGTCAGGAAACTTTTTCAATTTATTCAATAGACTTTCCCTTTCTTGCTTGCTCTTGCATCGACGAAATAAGGAACCCCAAATTTGTATTGCTAATGGAATGCCTGCAGCATAATCCACCACTGCCCTTAGAAACACTGCAGATTCCGCTCCCAAATTGAATTTTTGAGAAGCATTCAAATGGAAAAGCTGAAGTGCTTCATTACAATTTAATTTCTGCACCTCGTATATCTTAACATCATGGTCAGCTCCTTTTCTAAGTACTTGCATCTCGGTAATTAGCTGCATATCTCTAGTTGTTATAATGATCCTACTTCCAGGGCCAATCTGAACTTGATTTCCAACTAAATATTCTAATTGGTTTAGATCATTGACATCATCGAGAACAATGAGGGCTTTTGCACGAGAGAGCCTCTTGTTAACAAACGTTGATCCTATAAGTGGAGTGCCGATACTTAAACTCTCTTCCTTCAATAACTCACGAAGAAGTTCATTTCGCAAATGCTTTATTCCAAATTTCTCTGATTCTTCCCGAACATTTGCAAGGAAACAGGAAGCTTCGAAATGAGAAGAGAGTCTATTAAATACAGCACCAGCAAGGGTGGTCTTTCCAATACCACCCATACCCCAAATACCTACCGTTCGAACCTGAACATGTGGTGGTGAAATGCATACTAATGATTCTATTTTCTGAATGCGACTTTCAACTCCAACCAAGCCCGTCAAATCACTTGAGGATTGACgatccaatttcatcaaaatagCTTTGACGATTCTCTCAACTAGTTCAGACTCATTACTGGCATATATGACAAAGGACCAATAATTAATAATTAGTCACATAATTGTTTAGTCAAAGAGTAGAAATTAACACAAGCTAGTCACAGATTTACCTAATAGTGTCTGAATCAAACCCCGATAGGTTGGCTGCTATTGTCAAAGCACCCTTCCACTTGAGCACTTTGTCCATCTTGTCACAACCTGCTTCatgtttagcaaatgcagctgCATAACTCTCCCTCTGGTATCGAACATGTGACGGATTTACTCTATAAAAAATAGGTATAACAAACTGTTGATATCGTTCCTTGCATTCCAGTATATGCACaagttcatccaagcaccatGGGGAAGAAGCGTAGTTCTCGGAAAAAATAATCAAAGAAATCCTTGATTCCTCAATTGCTTTCCGGAGAGCAGGTGCGATTTCAACTCCATTCTCAAGTTTGTAATCCATATAGGTGACAACTTTCTTCCCATCTAAAGCCTTAAGAAGATGGCTGGTAAAAGAATTGCGGGTATCCTCACCTCTGAAACTAACAAAGACATCATATCTAAAGCAATGTGTAGAAAAAGATGAAGAAGCCATATTACACACCCTTTGTGCTTTCTTGGCTATATGATATGTGGTGTCCACAAGCAAGTCTCTGTGCTTCCTCGGAGCAAATACTTCTTCAGAATCATGACCTTCCAATAAAGTACGTAGATGATAAATACTAGCTGCCTAGTTTACGCTTAGCTTTGCTGTCAGAAAGAAGGTATGATGCAATTAATTGGTTTGAACAATTCATAATTGATAATTGATGCATCTCTAACTAAACTGCTAAACATGTCATGTTCTCTGGCCAATGGGTCCTCGATCAAGaagggaaatttttttttttgtttaagatGAGTTCCATAATTAGTACAATTATTTTTGTTCTCATAATTTATCGTGTACGTATTATGAGaaactcttttctctttttttttttttcttatattgaTTCACGATAAATTACCTTATTGACCCATAATAAATTTTAGATTTTCTATATTTTGAAGCACAACAGTATGTTACACTTGGAAatcagaataaaaaaaataaaaaaatttgtctaaaataaataggaaatttttctgaaaaaaagaagaagtaatTATTAGGAATTTCCCTATTTGTAAACATGTTATATATTTGATGGGATTTTGGCTGctataatttgaaaaagaaatgaaacccTAAACTAAACCCAAGTAAACCCCAAATTTGAACCACAATCAAAGATGAACCCAGAAAGTATAATAGAAAAAGATTTTATCTAAATTGGAATTGGCAATTCGCACCAATTATCCAAAACAAACGAAACAAAACATGCATGTATATTAGTGGATATCTATGTACTAATAAAAAATAACCCAGAAAAAATAATTGACAAGACCATGGAGAGGAGATAGATTTACCAATGGCATCTGTATGTCCAGGGAAAGTCATCTGTATGCCGACTTCAATAAGTGGAAGAAGATAGACTTCGACACTTCGTcatacacattatattaagacAACTTTGTAAATAGAATATAAAGTTCCGGGTCTTACGTCGAAGAGATAGGTCAGTTTAAATTCTTTAACAGAACTGGGCTTCAAGTTTGCCCATGGTGGGCAGTCTTGGACTATTATCTAGTAGTGTCTGGACTTGGTGGCCTTGTTCCTCATATTTTTGCATGCTACTGCAATTTAATTAAAACATCCATGTTGTGTTGTTGATTATAGTTTGTTAATTACAAATTAGAAGCTCAAATTTTAACATCAGGTTATGCATAAAAGAAAATAACCTTTTAACCTCTTAGTTGTAGATTTTATCTTATTTCTCAGGGAGAAACTGTCAAATTTTAACTCCTCACTAGTCTCTAGCTGAAAAATGGACCTGTTAACAGGCATGATTTTCCTCTAATACCTTGTAAAGAAAGCTATCTTAACTTGATCAATCATATCTCTCAAAAAAAACTTGATCGATCATTACTTATTTCACTCTCATTCTCTGTTATGTTAAACATAGAATTTTCTCTCTATCTAAACAGTTATTACTAGAGTATGAtccatatatctatatatgtcaAGCCTGAAATGAAGTCGCATGAAACTAGCATACATACTGCAAGATATTGTAATATGAACCTAATATCGGAACCATAGCGAAATCTGCAAGACACTGATATGCTGGTAATGAATTCAAAGGTAATTAGCATAAAGTGCAGCAACATAGGCATCCTGATTTCAATTAGCACGTAAGGCATAATTCGTCTACTACGTACACAGTTAGTTTCCATTTTATCTCTCTAGGCATTTTCATGTGCATATTCTTTCTTAATATACTAAAGCTCGGTTGGCACTGTACACTGTTCATCTTGGCCTGAAATGAAGTGACGGTTTTGCCCTTGATACTTACCTCAACCACGGTTTTGCCATTATTTTACGGATGAGGCAGATGGAGgcttcgagagagagagagagagagacagcaaTTCTGAGAGGGAAGAAACCATAGAGGTTTGGGTTCGTTTTGGAAGAGGTTCGGTTTCAGTACAGAGGGAAGGAGAGACAGAAACACTGAGAGCGAAGTAGAGGTCCATAGCAAGATTTGGATCGGGTTTGGGAGGGATCTTTTAGGAAAAGAAGAGGTGTGGCTTTATCTGGAAGAAGTGTGTGCCTAGATTTTGATCGAGTTTAAGAGACAGGTTTTAGCCTTTTAGGAGCAAAAGAGGTATGTGTTTGATTGGTTTTTTCAATTCTATTAAGATtgggttcttttttctttgttgcgATTTGGGTGTGTCAATTTTTGGTCTCGATTTAGTGTTTTGTTTctgaattttatgtttttttttgtacGAAGATTTGAATAGAAAGCATTATGGATTTAAGTTTCGGTTTGAATGGATAGCATAGTGATCATGGTTTTGGTATGCAAATTTATTAGAACAAAGAGGAGGAGTTATCAATAGCAgaaattatttgttttgttcCAGGTTAACAACGTTATCAACATTAGGTAATTCGTTGATGTTGAAATGAGTTGCAATTGTTTCACATGTAGAGAAAGTGAGATGTACTGTgaggaactttttttttttttttttttttttttttttttttttatcttgagaGAAAATTTATAGTGAGGTTTATTGTTTAGAACAGATGTATGAATAATGAAAAGAAGTGTTAGTATTTTGGGTTAATCAGATTTTAGCTGAAGTAGAAGAATGTTATTGTTTTCTGTTCGAATTGAATTACTTTGTTTTGTAATTGCAACTTCTCTTGCTTTCTCTGTTAAGGTCTGTATGTTACGAATTTGTTCTTATTTCACTTCTCTCTTTGGAAAAACAGAATACTGAGCTTCTCACACATTCTAATCAGTGTGGGTTTATTGAAATAGTATCTTCTTTAATATTTACTATTTCCAAAACTGGGCTTTTGTTATAGGTGAATGAAGATGGTTTGTTTTTAATCTCTCTGATCAATAGTACTTGATGTAATTGCTTTATGGGATTTCCTTTTGCGTTTAGTTTGCTGTCAACTTACATCTGTACCAATGTATAGAAGTCCTTTTAATTTTTGGATTTCATTTCATGGAGTCATTACATTCTCTAATTTTCTCGATCGTTCAATGTATTTGATTGAAAGTCAAAGTAAAACTTCCAAGTAAAAGTCAGTGAGGGTTCTTTTGTCTTTGCCTCAAACTTGACCACCCTTTTGTGTTCTTTTTTAGAGCTTGGGCTGAACTTTTGGAGCGAAGTGCATTGGAACTCACTATATGCTACTGCAGGTGATGGACTAAACTGCTATTACTCAAATATCctatttgcaattttttttttttttatattttattttccaacagTTTGGATGCAGTACTGATTCTTTTACTAATCTATTTACAGATGTTCCCACAAGAAGTCCTAGAAAGAACCATTGGTTTTCCTACACTGAATTAGAAAGCTGACAGACCATGATATAATCTTAGTCTGCTTGCTGGTATCCATTCTACTGTCTTTGGCAGATATAGTAATTTTCAAGGCACCTCCAATCTTTTAAGTAGTGTGTATAACATCTTATATATTAATAGTGAATTGGTGTTTGTTGTTTTTAAGAACTTTGTGATATGTAGTGTTTTGACACTTTCTCCTTGGGTATTCTGTGCAATATGCAGGAAATTGGCTTTAGCTCGGGCGATgtatttataaaaaataaaataaaaatttggtcAAGGCTGCAGATTATGTTGAGGTAAGATCTTGATATTCTTGGTTGTTGCGTGCATTAACGGGATTCATGTGAAAGAAGtagaatttatatatattttctaatGTTCTTGAGGTTTTATGCAGCAGGTACATGATGGGAAATTGTTGGTGAATGGTGAAATTCAAAATGAAAATTACATATTGAAGCCTCTTGCCTATGAAATGGAACCAATCGTAAGATCATGTTCTTGCTTCTCTTTTTATTCAGTTCGTTGCATATAATAACAGGTTCAATTACTTACGAGGTCTGTGTTGCCTGTTTTGCTTGATTGTACAACAACAGCTGGAGCAGCCAGTTTTTTGAACCAACTCCAGCAGCAACTTTAGCTACGCTAACCTATTATGCACAATTACAACTGGAGCAGCTACCTTTTTTTGTTCTGGTACAACTGGAGCAACTACATATTTAAATATACTCCAGCAAC encodes the following:
- the LOC133743063 gene encoding disease resistance protein RPV1-like, which gives rise to MASSSFSTHCFRYDVFVSFRGEDTRNSFTSHLLKALDGKKVVTYMDYKLENGVEIAPALRKAIEESRISLIIFSENYASSPWCLDELVHILECKERYQQFVIPIFYRVNPSHVRYQRESYAAAFAKHEAGCDKMDKVLKWKGALTIAANLSGFDSDTISNESELVERIVKAILMKLDRQSSSDLTGLVGVESRIQKIESLVCISPPHVQVRTVGIWGMGGIGKTTLAGAVFNRLSSHFEASCFLANVREESEKFGIKHLRNELLRELLKEESLSIGTPLIGSTFVNKRLSRAKALIVLDDVNDLNQLEYLVGNQVQIGPGSRIIITTRDMQLITEMQVLRKGADHDVKIYEVQKLNCNEALQLFHLNASQKFNLGAESAVFLRAVVDYAAGIPLAIQIWGSLFRRCKSKQERESLLNKLKKFPDKKLLNVYRVSYDALDENEREIFLNIACFHKEEAIDDAKRQLDACGLFADSGIKILIDMSLISIKNEYGNRNFLWMHDVIQEMGWAIVHEQCPEEPGKRSRLWNLEDVCHVLGRNTGTEKVQSISVNLSKIKELNLRSPDFKKMYNLRFLRFYRRYHVKQCNVRLNLKSLPSTLRYLCWPAYPLKSLPPKFSSENLVEISMPNSQLQRLWNEGQNPRNLKRIDLRDSKQLVEVPDLSKSINIESIDLPGCVRLVEVPSYFEVLHKLASLNLSHCLNLRILSDMPHNMRFLNLDNTAVEELPRSICSLEKLVELNLECCEGIKNLPNSTWKLNSLTSLYLCGTSIEGLPLSIDCLSSIASVQLKFCKRLVSLPTSICKLKSLERLSLEGCSSFRNFPEILEPMERLEDLSLSLTEIKELPYSIENLVGLKTLRLYECKSLESLPSSIYNLNLTIFALDGCCRLKKMPPSSVILWSSIRGLDLHGCLALEEVPDCIYSLTSIWRLDLSESMIKSISPAIKQASGLRFLYVSNCKCLQYLPELPYLLKVFDASGCMKLETVSRSMTALTQGLDEICESGLLDRHEQHLFYDCLNLDENARSNIVDDAYLRIMRTATANHRLSLLKKFQSEGSEFQEQNSPSVAVVCPGNELPKWLSYQMEGSSIKIKLPLNWCHDANFLGIALCAVVTIHKPCWLDYGFKFTFKTVNGENHQFNRCARTYERVRTGWGDQESDHLFVWYDRLEEVWTTDFNNATEASFDFFVQNKRHAGGVQSAVGYCSVKRCGVCLLSSAQMM